tagaaactgtaATTCTAATcttgaatttttatctttttctgagCTAGCAATATGCAGTACAATACTCTCACCTGATCTGGGCAGCAGCAGTGAGTCACAGTTCCCAGTCAACCACTGGGTAAATAACTGATGCCTTTCTAGCTATTCTGTGCCCgtacaaccattctgtttttcactttaagTACAGTATTCGGTAAATTACATGAACTATTAAACACTTTATTAGGAAATAGGCCTTGTATTAGATGatcttacccactccagtgttcttgcctggagaatcctaaggacgggggaggctgatgggctgctgtctatcgggtcacacagagtcggacacgactgaagcggcttagcagcagtagaTGATTTTGTCCAACTATAgactaatgtaagtgttctgagcatatTTAAGGTAAGTTAGGCTAAGCTATGATATCCAATAAGGTtaagtgtattaaatgcatttcaacataatattttcaacttacaatGTGTTTACTGGGATGTAACCCTGTTGTAACTTGAGGAAGATCATACTTAATTTAGACAGTGGAGTACATAAATAGCCAGAAACAATATGTACATGAATGAGCATGGCCATGTTCcaatacagttttatttaaaaaaaaaaaaaagatagggactttcctggtggtccagtggttaagcaggggatgcaggttcgatccctggctggagaacttttgtttattgttgttcaatcattaTATCATGTTCAACTcgttttcaactccatggactaaacccaccaggcttcactgtctatggattttccaggcaagagtgggtcgtcatttccttctccacgggatctttccaacccagggatcaaacaagcatctccaagtggattctttaccactgagccacctaggaagccccacttTCAGTCACTTTCCCCTATCTTCCAGCTTACAATTGAcctcctctgcctctccttcCTTGCTCCCAGACCCTGGCCTCCTGTCGTGATGCTCTGGTCTTCTGCTGTAAGGAGAGGCTCCAAGCTGTGGAGCTAATGAACCAGCCACTGGACAAGGTTCTGGAGCAGGCAGGCCGCCACTCTTGGGTGAACATCTCCCGAGTCCCCACTCCGCGCACACAGGGCCTGAAAACCCCGCCTCCAGACCCTGTGGGCACCTATACCCCAGGTAAAACCGCGCAGAAATGAGTCCAGTATAGTGGGTGCCCTTGGTGCCCAACTGCTCCCCCACTTcacggccagaggagcctggctggctacactccatggggtcgcaaacagtcagacatgactgagtgcctaacacacgcatacacacacacctccccccaACTCCTGCAGAGTGCGCCACGGCGCTGTACGAAGCCAAGCGACTGTTAATGGAGTCCAAGGACACTTTGCTAGATATGGCAAAGAACGAGGAGGACATCCGAGAGCAACAGCAGCAGATAAGCGACCGCGTGTGCGCCTCGCTAGCGCAGAAAATGCGCGAGACCTTGGAGCTGAAGGTGCGCCCCGCTAGCGCCGCTCCTGGTTGGCGGCTCGAGTCTAGAATGCTATAGtatggggggttgggggtggagggacGTAGGCAGAGAGGGGACCCGAAGCTGGTGTGATTCCGCGCTGTGCTCCCACCCACCCAGGATAGACTGAACATGACCTTAGGACTCATGAGGGGAACGATCCACCGGTGCACGAAATTCAACCAGGAGATGTACATCACCCGAGGCCTCATCAAGGTAGGTTTGGGGGAAAGGGTCTGCGGGGATGCGGCCAGGGGCGTCCGGGAGGTCAAACCTCATGGCTCTGCACACCGCActccgccagggtcctctgtccaaaAGTCACCTGGAGACTCGAGAGAAACTGGACAGACCTCTGGTTCGCATGTATCAGAGACATGTGGGCACCCAACTTCCGGAGGCCGCACGCCTCGCCCAGGTAAGCCCCTCTCAGTCCCTCCCGCCAGGCCCTGCCCTGGTAAGACTCCTTTCTCAAGCACACAGCCCAGGTGAGACACCTGACCCAGGTCTGTGAGTCCTtcagctccccccgcccccaggaggATGCCTTCAGTACCCACATGTGCAGCGTGCTCagtagagtccaactctttgctaccctatgggtacagcccaccaggctcctctgtccatgggattttccagacaagaatactggagtgggttgccatttcctcctccaggggatcttcccatcccagggatggaacctgggtctcctgcatctcttgcattggcaggcggattctttaccactgagccacctgggaagcttaatACTCAGACCCATCTCAAATAAATTCCCCCAGTCTCTGCCCTACTTCTATCCAAGGTCTGCCCCTCCCCTCACCTTCATGAGCGTCCCCTTCTTCATACACGCCCTGTCACAGGTTCTTTTCCAAGTACATTCAGGCCCAGGTGTGTAACCCCCAACCCCATTCTAGGCTCTCCCCTCCTAGGGGTGCTCCTACCCAGGCGAGGTCCTTCCACACGCACACCTGACTCAGATGTGCGCCCCCCCAACCTGAGGCCCATGCCCTCTTCAGCTGTCGTCCTTTTACACGCATACCTGGCCCAGGTGTGCCCGCCCATCCTAGATAGCACCACGCTCTGGCTCACCTGTCTCCCAACACTGCCCCTCCTCGTGTCCAGGGCACTGACAAGCTGCAGCGCCACATCTCGAACGTGGAAAAGAACCTGGATGAGCTGCTCTCCATGCGCAAGAAGCTCACCTGGAGCTTCAACTGCAAGAAGATCGGGCACGATGTAGACTACAGCGTGGTGCGCCTGCGCCTCCGCCAGCGGCACCCGCACGTGTGCTACGAGCAAGCGCAGCGCCTTGTTAATGACTGGGACCCACGCACGCCGCCGCGCGTGAAGTCCAACACCGCTATCACCAAGTGACAGGCGAACCCCTGCCCCAGCAGGCCTCAGCCCAGTGGCCCTCCCTCTCTCCTGACCCCCTTCGCCCTCAGAGCGCCCTCTAGCAGAATTATAATTAAAAACGAGAATGCATAATTACCACTTATTAGGCTCGTGgttctggtggtggtttagtcgctaagtcgagtccaactctcacgaccccatggactgtagccagccatgttcctctgtccaggggatctcccaggcaagagtcctggagtgggttgggggtcttcccggcccagggatggaacatgggtctcctgctttgtgcacagagtctttaccatctgagccagctgaTCACTTAATCTACAGCACGTTATAGGCTATGCATCCTGGAAGTTATTAATGATAGGATGGATTTGGCCACTGTATTTTGGGGGTTCAAATCCCGGCTCCCCAATTTCAGATTATGTGGCCTTAGTCAAGTCACTACTTGTCTCTGGCCTCAGTGTCTCCAAGCCTGTAAAATGTAGAATTGTAGCATTAACTTTGGAGGCTTGTTGTAAGGGAATAGGAGAATGGTGACTGTATATAAAACATCCTTAACTGCAAAtgaattattattcccattttacacttgaggaaagtgaaacacAATGAGGTTAAGAAGATgccagaggtcacacagctagtcattAGAAGAACTGGAATTTTAATACCTGACTCTACAGCTTGCTCTCTAAGCAGAACTGGGATTCTGCCTTTATTGACAAAACACACACTCAGGGATATAACTTCCTCCTCTGGAGCTCTATCTAGTGGAGGCTGTTTATTTTCCCAGACCCCAAGCAACTCcataaaatgaaagtcactcagtgagtgtccagctctttgtgaccccatacagtccatggaatactccaggccagaatactggagtgggcagctattcccttctccaggggaatcttcccaacccagggattgaacccaggtctcccgcattgcaggcagattctttaccagctgagccacaagggaagcccatagggaGGTCCAATTCAGCCCTCCCTGCTTTCCATTGCCCTTATCTCCATTTACCAgggaggggggcggggcagggggagggcggTGGATATTGCTTCTCCAAATTTTACAGCCTCCTTCATTCACTTATTAAGCCCTTATAAAGTGCCAGGTtctagacttgtggacacagtaggggaaggagagggtgggatgaactgagagagtagcagtgAAATATACACAATAACACGtgcaaaacagatagctagtgggaagctgctgtgtaacaaagggagctcagtgctctgtgataacctagagaaGTGGGATGGGGGGGTGTAGAAAGGATGCTCAGGAGACAGGGGATATattgtatacttacagctgattcacgttgttgtacagcagaaaacaacacaacattgtgaagcaattatcctccaattaaaaataaattaaaaaaaaagaatatggggaGGGGGGCGTTGGGAAGTGCCAGGTTCTGAGCCAGGCGCTGAGAGTGAAGCAGTGAGCAAGGCTTACATAGTCTCTGCTCTCAAGGAACTTACAATTTGATGGAGTGCAACCTGTGTcatcctttttattattattattaattcattttttattgaaggataattgctttacagagttttgctgttttctgtcaaacctcaacatgaatcagccatagatatactgCAGCTCTAGGGTGGCCTCCTACAGGAAGCCCACCTGATTGCACCCACTCATTCAGGCACAGCTCAGTTTCTCTTCTGTGTTCTTTTGGACACCCTCCCATCACAGAACTACTCACACTAAGCTGTGATAATCATCTGCTCTCACAGGAAGATTTCAGGGTGTGGTAGACACAGAATAAGGGGTGTTCATTCAAGCCATAAATACTTCGCAAGCAACTGCTTCATGCCAGAGACTGTACAGCAAGGACCAAGACACACGTGATCCCTCTCTCATGAAACTGACCGTGCATAGGCTAAGAATGACCATCACAAATACAATCTTTTTGGCATAGCcccttggacacaactgagcccagccaacattttacagagaaggaaacaaagtTCAGGAAGGTGAAATTATTTGCCCAGGGTCATAGAGCCAACAAAGGACAAAGCAGGATTTAAACCTGGATCTGAGTCCatgttctttctctcttgctcCAGGCTACAGACATCCATGGGCTCACCCTAACAACCAAGTGGAGGTGGAGCAAATTATGCTCACTTGACAGGGAAATACCCAAGAAAAAAGGGAGGGTTGTGTGCTCAGCTGAGGAGCAGAGGCAGGGGATTCAAACCAGAAGTAACTACTCAAGAGTCCTTGGGCATCACAGTCAGCTCCCTTATCTCAAGAGGGACTTCACAGTCAGGGGCCTCCTGGGGTTCCCTGGGGCTCCAGTTTCCCCAGgattgttcttcaggcaccccCTCCATATACCCATTCAGACGCCAACAGGAAGCAGCACACATGATTTGAAGGAATTTTAACAAAGAAATGACCATTGATCTCCATTATTCAAAGATTCTGTATTCG
The DNA window shown above is from Bos indicus x Bos taurus breed Angus x Brahman F1 hybrid chromosome 7, Bos_hybrid_MaternalHap_v2.0, whole genome shotgun sequence and carries:
- the CCDC105 gene encoding coiled-coil domain-containing protein 105, which codes for MPVLIPPVEHSQDTRVGHPAWREATRALAEEAHQLTDRCGQEAVTMWQPNESVRDPHVAHHLCRAAYILPWRFRVEMLKGGSTMEKPPPGEGVTLWKSKMKPPAWHARLPLPMHRDARALQTAEVVQAHARGARLTAARLGRAQHQINGQLRLLQRQREATDRRLSEVRKALLINQQSVKLRGYRPKSETISDKADSMLTWEKEELKSMKRKMETDMEKSEALLKTLASCRDALVFCCKERLQAVELMNQPLDKVLEQAGRHSWVNISRVPTPRTQGLKTPPPDPVGTYTPECATALYEAKRLLMESKDTLLDMAKNEEDIREQQQQISDRVCASLAQKMRETLELKDRLNMTLGLMRGTIHRCTKFNQEMYITRGLIKGPLSKSHLETREKLDRPLVRMYQRHVGTQLPEAARLAQGTDKLQRHISNVEKNLDELLSMRKKLTWSFNCKKIGHDVDYSVVRLRLRQRHPHVCYEQAQRLVNDWDPRTPPRVKSNTAITK